From Triticum urartu cultivar G1812 chromosome 2, Tu2.1, whole genome shotgun sequence, a single genomic window includes:
- the LOC125533669 gene encoding uncharacterized protein LOC125533669: MGQQSKRTRAPAPREAPPPAPLLTPPPAHLLVPPPAHLLVSPAPKSAPPPGIPSAFPSKQRTSTWIPPRPQESLAASLQQPSESDPTAQGPCWAPPACIGGSTSPWYMAGNMDYSDPQVWGVDSHPPGGYLSYFQNTAGPTQPMHNGSSPQPVNAGDDTNGGDCGRTEKRLLWTKQEDLRLVSAWLNNSNDPIQSNYRKNEQYWKDVTAVYNSTTPKNRERLVKQVKDRFGRIKKRVAWFCASYKEASALYASGESDADLKKRAMQTYEEDHKKDGPFMFEHCWEILKKEPKWDAYLERLEGLEPDKRKFSVDDEVGKHSTIDDDDDDEDERPPGGKQAKEKQKRKRKDEVCIIDLEDGLQKFVDAQNAANEGRKEMLETQRRVSAENLEARKLAHLVAKDHKESVMLETYRSLVMQDTTGMPEDVRSEHVLALKCLREKLFGKMV, translated from the exons ATGGGTCAGCAGTCCAAACGGACGCGCGCGCCGGCACCTCGTGAAGCCCCTCCACCAGCGCCTCTGCTCACCCCGCCGCCAGCGCATCTCCTGGTCCCGCCGCCGGCGCATCTGCTGGTCTCGCCGGCGCCTAAGTCCGCCCCGCCGCCGGGGATCCCATCGGCCTTCCCTTCAAAGCAGAGAACAAGCACTTGGATCCCCCCAAGACCACAAGAGTCTCTGGCGGCTAGTCTGCAGCAACCAAGTGAATCGGATCCTACGGCTCAAGGTCCTTGTTGGGCACCGCCTGCCTGCATCGGTGGCTCTACATCACCTTGGTACATGGCTGGCAATATGGACTACTCTGATCCACAAGTATG GGGAGTGGATTCTCACCCACCTGGTGGTTACCTTAGTTACTTTCAGAACACGGCAGGCCCCACACAACCTATGCACAATGGGAGTTCACCGCAACCAGTCAATGCTGGCGATGACACAAATGGTGGTGATTGTGGAAGGACCGAAAAACGCTTGCTATGGACAAAACAAGAAGATCTTCGATTG GTCAGTGCTTGGTTGAATAATTCCAATGACCCAATCCAATCAAACTACAGGAAGAATGAACAATATTGGAAAGATGTTACTGCTGTCTACAATAGTACCACCCCAAAAAACAGGGAACGACTAGTCAAGCAAGTGAAAGATCGCTTTGGGAGAATTAAGAAAAGGGTTGCATGGTTTTGCGCGAGTTATAAGGAGGCTAGTGCTTTGTATGCTAGTGGTGAATCTGATGCAGATTTAAAGAAGAGGGCAATGCAAACTTATGAGGAAGATCACAAAAAAGATGGTCCGTTTATGTTTGAGCATTGCTGGGAGATTCTTAAAAAGGAACCAAAATGGGACGCGTATTTGGAACGCCTAGAAGGTCTGGAGCCGGACAAGAGGAAGTTTAGTGTTGATGATGAAGTAGGGAAGCATTCCACtatagatgatgatgatgatgatgaagatgaacGTCCACCGGGTGGCAAGCAAGCTAAGGAGAAGCAGAAACGAAAAAGAAAGGATGAAGTTTGTATAATAGATCTTGAAGATGGGCTTCAAAAGTTTGTAGATGCCCAGAATGCAGCAAATGAAGGCCGCAAAGAGATGTTAGAGACCCAAAGGCGTGTTTCTGCTGAGAATCTTGAAGCACGGAAGCTTGCTCACCTTGTGGCAAAAGATCACAAAGAGTCGGTCATGCTAGAAACATATCGCTCATTGGTGATGCAAGACACAACCGGGATGCCTGAAGATGTGAGATCTGAGCATGTGTTGGCATTGAAGTGTTTAAGGGAGAAGCTATTTGGCAAAATGGTCTAA
- the LOC125538856 gene encoding peroxidase 46-like, with the protein MDRGRRRQWGVVCSALLLSALLAVASAQSPSPARAPKPAPSLPAALRAAPRPSSPAVPAPKAPAASPAPKQTPSPSASPVPKPPTPRAPAQAPKPSSPAAPSASPVPKPPAPRAPAQAPKPPSPPSASPPPAAPPLPKPSPPPPAPSAPKPSPVAPAPAQKPSPPTTTPPPQKPSAPPSPTNSSPPTPSLALSPNFYAASCPSVELAVNDVVRSASTLDPSIPGKLLRMVFHDCFVEGCDASVLIQGSGTERTDPANLSLGGFNVIDEAKRLLEAVCPATVSCSDIIVLAARDAVTFTGGPSVPVSLGRRDSLVSLASNVRANIIDTGFSVDAMAASFASKGLSLDDLVTLSGGHTIGSAHCGTFRERFRPDANGSMVPVDGTMNAEYATELMRACAASGSAAVGCDDGSAAAFDNRYFSNLLDGRGLLRTDAVLVQNATTRARVAAFAQSQDSFFSSWAGSFARLTSLGVKTGSAGEVRRLCSSVNG; encoded by the exons ATGGATCGGGGTCGGAGGCGGCAATGGGGCGTCGTATGCTCGGCGCTGCTCCTGTCGGCGCTGCTGGCGGTCGCCTCCGCGCAGTCGCCGTCCCCGGCGCGGGCACCCAAGCCAGCACCGTCTCTTCCCGCGGCGCTGCGGGCGGCTCCACGGCCGTCGTCTCCTGCCGTGCCGGCGCCCAAGGCCCCTGCCGCGTCGCCGGCGCCGAAGCAGACACCTAGCCCTTCGGCCTCGCCGGTGCCGAAGCCGCCGACTCCGCGCGCGCCAGCGCAGGCGCCAAAGCCATCGTCTCCAGCTGCACCCTCGGCATCACCGgttccaaagccgcccgctccaCGTGCGCCGGCGCAGGCCCCAAAGCCGCCGTCACCACCTTCGGCGTCCCCACCACCAGCAGCGCCACCGCTTCCAAAGCCGTCACCTCCACCCCCGGCGCCGTCAGCACCGAAGCCGTCACCTGTGGCCCCAGCGCCGGCTCAGAAGCCGTCTCCTCCTACGACCACTCCACCACCACAGAAACCATCTGCTCCTCCGTCTCCGACGAACTCATCCCCGCCGACGCCTTCATTGGCTCTGTCGCCCAACTTCTACGCCGCCTCCTGCCCGAGCGTGGAGCTGGCGGTGAATGATGTCGTCAGGTCGGCCTCCACCTTGGACCCCAGCATCCCCGGCAAGCTTCTCAGGATGGTCTTCCATGACTGCTTCGTAGAG GGATGCGACGCGTCGGTGCTGATCCAGGGCAGCGGCACGGAGAGGACCGACCCGGCGAACCTCTCGCTCGGCGGGTTCAACGTCATCGACGAGGCCAAGAGGCTGCTCGAAGCCGTGTGCCCGGCGACCGTTTCTTGCAGCGACATCATAGTTCTCGCCGCGAGAGATGCCGTCACTTTT ACCGGAGGACCGTCGGTGCCCGTCTCACTCGGCCGACGTGACAGCCTCGTCTCCCTCGCGTCCAACGTGAGAGCAAACATCATCGACACCGGCTTCTCCGTGGACGCGATGGCGGCGAGCTTCGCCTCCAAGGGGCTCTCCCTGGACGACCTCGTCACCCTCTCAG GCGGGCACACGATCGGGTCGGCCCACTGTGGCACGTTCCGGGAGCGGTTTCGTCCGGACGCGAACGGGAGCATGGTGCCGGTGGACGGCACGATGAACGCCGAGTACGCgacggagctgatgcgggcgtgCGCGGCGTCGGGGAGCGCCGCGGTGGGCTGCGACGACGGCTCGGCGGCGGCGTTCGACAACCGCTACTTCAGCAACCTGCTGGACGGGCGCGGGCTGCTGCGCACCGACGCGGTGCTGGTGCAGAACGCCACGACGCGGGCCAGGGTGGCGGCCTTCGCGCAGAGCCAGGACAGCTTCTTCAGCAGCTGGGCCGGCTCGTTCGCCCGGCTCACCAGCCTCGGCGTCAAGACCGGCTCcgccggcgaggtccggcggcTCTGCTCCAGCGTCAACGGCTGA
- the LOC125538857 gene encoding S-adenosylmethionine decarboxylase proenzyme, which translates to MAALTSAIGFEGYEKRLEITFSEASIFADPHGRGLRALSRAQIDSVLDLARCTIVSELSNKDFDSYVLSESSLFIYSQKIVIKTCGTTMLLLTIPRILELAEELCMPLAAVKYSRGMFIFPGAQPAPHRSFSEEVDVLNRYFGHLKSGGNAYVIGDPAKPGQKWHIYYATEQPEQPMVTLEMCMTGLDKKKASVFFKTQADSHVSCAKEMTKLSGISDIIPEMEVCDFDFEPCGYSMNAINGSAVSTIHVTPEDGFSYASYEVMGMDASALAYGDIVKRVLRCFGPSEFSVAVTIFGGRGHAATWGKKLDAEAYDCNNVVEQELPCGGVLIYQSFTVNEEVAVSAGSPRSVFHCFEAESVQSHPLVKEGKLANLLAWRAEEDSLEGAVLCE; encoded by the coding sequence ATGGCTGCCCTGACCTCTGCGATCGGGTTTGAGGGCTACGAGAAGCGCCTCGAGATCACCTTCTCCGAGGCATCAATCTTTGCCGACCCTCATGGTCGTGGCCTGCGCGCCCTCTCCAGGGCCCAGATTGACTCTGTTCTTGATCTTGCACGGTGCACCATTGTGTCCGAGCTCTCCAACAAGGACTTTGACTCCTATGTGCTATCTGAGTCGAGCCTGTTCATCTACTCtcagaagattgtgatcaagacCTGTGGGACTACCATGCTCCTGCTCACCATTCCTAGGATTCTTGAGCTTGCTGAAGAGCTGTGCATGCCGCTTGCTGCCGTGAAGTACTCTCGTGGGATGTTCATCTTCCCCGGCGCACAGCCTGCTCCCCACAGGAGCTTCTCTGAGGAGGTTGATGTCCTGAACCGCTACTTCGGCCACCTGAAGTCTGGCGGCAATGCTTATGTGATCGGAGACCCAGCGAAGCCTGGCCAGAAGTGGCACATCTACTATGCCACCGAGCAACCTGAGCAGCCCATGGTCACCCTGGAGATGTGCATGACTGGGCTGGACAAGAAGAAGGCCTCTGTCTTCTTCAAGACTCAAGCTGATAGCCACGTTTCCTGCGCCAAGGAGATGACCAAGCTCTCTGGTATCTCCGACATCATTCCCGAGATGGAGGTCTGTGACTTCGACTTCGAGCCCTGCGGCTACTCCATGAACGCCATCAACGGATCTGCCGTCTCCACCATCCATGTGACCCCCGAGGACGGCTTCAGCTATGCGAGCTACGAGGTCATGGGCATGGACGCCTCCGCCCTGGCCTATGGCGACATCGTCAAGAGGGTCCTCCGGTGCTTTGGCCCTTCAGAGTTCTCTGTGGCGGTCACCATCTTTGGTGGCCGCGGCCACGCCGCCACCTGGGGCAAGAAGCTCGACGCCGAGGCATACGACTGCAACAACGTTGTGGAGCAGGAGCTCCCCTGTGGAGGCGTCCTCATCTACCAGAGCTTTACCGTGAACGAAGAGGTTGCTGTCTCTGCCGGGTCGCCCAGGTCCGTCTTCCACTGCTTCGAGGCCGAGAGTGTGCAGAGCCACCCTCTGGTCAAGGAAGGCAAGCTCGCCAACCTCCTCGCATGGCGGGCGGAGGAGGATTCTCTGGAGGGCGCGGTGCTGTGCGAGTGA